Proteins from one Triticum aestivum cultivar Chinese Spring chromosome 7A, IWGSC CS RefSeq v2.1, whole genome shotgun sequence genomic window:
- the LOC123154584 gene encoding receptor kinase-like protein Xa21, producing the protein MLDQNLLGGTLPEGLSRLALLRQLNVYQNRLRGTIPPRFFNMSKLEDMSLANNAFTGSLPSYAGARMMKLQVLLLGGNKLTGPIPASLANATSMASLSLSNNSFNGQVPPEIGTLCLSKLEMSNNELTATNEDGGWEFLDRLTKCNNLEILSLEDNKFSGKMPRSIGNFSRKLLDLNLGGNRISGSIPSGIENLIALQTLGLESNLLTGTIPEGIGKLKNLTELRLQENKLSGPVPSSIGSLTELLRLVLSNNELSGSIPLTLGNLQKVALLNLSNNALTGEVPRQLFNLSSLSQAMDLSNNRLDGPLPPEVIRLGNLALLKLSGNLLTGEIPKQLGGCQSLEFLGLDNNFFSGSIPSSLSKLKGLQMLNLTSNKLSGRIPPELGSMSGLQELYLSWNNLTGTVPEEMANMSSLIKLDVSYNHLEGHVPLRGVFANMTGFNFTENGELCGGVPQLHLPRCSVVRYGSHTNWPLHIMAPILGIFLISSILLTIFLCYKRNSRHTKATAPDILDASNYQRVSYAELAKATNGFADANLIGAGKFGSVYLGALPLNDNGTLESVPVAVKVFDLQQVGASKTFLSECEALKSVRHRNLIRIVTCCSSIDGRGDDFKALVFELMPNYSLDRWLHPTPEALKNVGSQTAIQRLNIAVDIADALHYLHSNCVPPIIHCDLKPSNILLSKDMTACIGDFGLAKLLLDPGIHDTMNSESTIGIRGTIGYVTPEYGTTGKVSTQGDVYSFGIMLLEIFSGRSPTDDIFRDGLTLPGFVGAAFPNRTEEVLDATLLATKEFDGDCRVSVHDCLASAIWVGLSCTRAAPYERMSMRDAAAELRAIRDACAQA; encoded by the exons ATGCTCGACCAGAACCTTCTGGGAGGCACCCTCCCCGAAGGCCTCTCGCGTCTTGCTCTCCTTCGGCAACTCAATGTCTACCAaaaccgcttgcgcggtactatcCCACCAAGATTCTTCAACATGTCCAAGTTAGAAGACATGTCCCTCGCTAACAATGCGTTCACCGGAAGCTTGCCATCATACGCAGGAGCTCGGATGATGAAGCTTCAGGTTCTCCTCCTCGGCGGGAACAAACTAACTGGGCCGATCCCAGCATCTCTAGCCAACGCCACAAGCATGGCGTCTCTCAGCCTCTCCAACAATAGCTTCAATGGACAGGTGCCTCCTGAGATTGGCACGTTATGCCTCAGTAAGTTGGAGATGTCCAACAATGAGTTAACTGCAACCAATGAAGACGGCGGTTGGGAATTCTTGGACCGTTTGACAAAGTGCAACAACCTAGAAATTCTTTCTCTGGAGGACAACAAGTTCAGTGGCAAAATGCCACGCTCCATCGGCAACTTCTCAAGGAAGCTTTTGGATCTAAACCTCGGGGGTAACCGCATATCTGGTTCAATTCCATCTGGTATTGAGAACCTCATTGCCCTACAAACCTTGGGGCTAGAATCCAATCTCCTCACCGGTACCATTCCGGAGGGGATTGGGAAGCTCAAGAACCTTACAGAGTTACGGCTGCAGGAGAACAAATTGTCGGGGCCGGTGCCATCTTCCATCGGGAGCCTGACAGAGCTCCTTAGGCTTGTTCTTAGCAACAATGAATTGAGCGGATCAATCCCTTTGACCCTCGGCAACCTACAGAAGGTGGCTCTTCTCAATCTCTCCAACAATGCACTCACCGGTGAAGTCCCAAGACAACTCTTCAACTTGTCATCGTTGTCGCAAGCAATGGACTTGTCGAACAACCGGCTTGATGGCCCGCTTCCTCCTGAAGTCATCAGACTTGGGAACCTTGCGCTCCTGAAGTTGTCAGGAAACCTCTTGACTGGTGAGATACCAAAGCAGCTTGGTGGTTGCCAGAGCTTAGAGTTCCTCGGTTTGGACAACAACTTCTTTAGCGGAAGCATCCCATCTTCCTTGAGCAAGCTGAAGGGGCTTCAGATGTTGAACCTGACGAGCAACAAATTGTCGGGAAGGATACCTCCGGAGCTCGGAAGCATGTCCGGGCTCCAGGAGCTGTACCTTTCATGGAACAATCTGACTGGAACAGTCCCAGAAGAGATGGCAAATATGAGTTCGTTGATCAAGCTGGATGTGTCATACAACCATCTCGAAGGACACGTGCCACTTCGGGGTGTGTTTGCAAACATGACTGGGTTTAACTTCACCGAGAATGGCGAGCTCTGTGGTGGCGTGCCTCAACTCCATCTTCCACGATGTTCGGTGGTAAGGTACGGAAGCCATACTAATTGGCCTCTTCATATCATGGCACCGATCCTAGGCATATTTCTCATCTCGTCCATACTCCTCACCATTTTCCTATGCTACAAGAGAAACTCGAGACACACAAAAGCCACGGCACCAGACATACTTGATGCCTCGAACTACCAGAGGGTCTCGTATGCCGAATTGGCGAAAGCCACAAACGGCTTTGCGGATGCCAATCTGATAGGTGCAGGAAAGTTTGGTTCCGTGTACCTTGGAGCTCTCCCACTGAATGACAACGGAACACTCGAGAGTGTTCCTGTGGCGGTGAAAGTGTTTGATCTTCAGCAAGTCGGAGCCTCCAAGACATTCCTGTCGGAATGTGAGGCGTTGAAGAGTGTAAGGCACCGGAATCTGATCAGGATCGTCACCTGCTGCTCAAGCATCGATGGCAGGGGCGATGACTTCAAAGCTCTAGTGTTCGAGCTCATGCCCAATTACAGCCTAGACAGGTGGTTGCATCCGACACCTGAAGCGCTGAAGAACGTAGGCAGCCAAACCGCAATCCAACGGCTTAACATCGCCGTGGACATCGCCGACGCGCTGCATTATCTTCACAGCAACTGCGTACCGCCGATCATACACTGTGATCTCAAGCCAAGCAACATTCTTCTCAGCAAGGACATGACGGCCTGCATCGGTGACTTCGGCCTCGCAAAGCTGCTCCTCGATCCGGGGATCCATGACACCATGAATTCAGAGAGCACCATTGGAATCAGAGGCACCATTGGCTACGTCACACCAG AGTATGGAACGACTGGCAAAGTTTCGACACAAGGCGATGTCTACAGCTTCGGCATCATGCTGCTGGAGATCTTCTCTGGGAGGTCGCCGACGGACGACATCTTCAGGGATGGCCTGACGCTGCCAGGGTTCGTCGGCGCGGCTTTTCCCAACAGAACAGAGGAGGTCCTCGACGCGACGCTGCTGGCGACCAAGGAATTCGATGGTGATTGCCGCGTCTCAGTGCATGATTGCTTGGCTTCTGCTATCTGGGTTGGGCTTAGCTGCACGAGAGCGGCGCCGTACGAGAGGATGAGCATGAGGGATGCGGCCGCCGAGCTGCGCGCGATCAGAGATGCTTGTGCCCAAGCCTGA